The following are encoded together in the Lentimicrobiaceae bacterium genome:
- the udk gene encoding uridine kinase produces MFIIGVAGGSGSGKTTVVRKIVKQLPTDSISTISLDSYYKDSSHLTAQEKLNVNFDHPDSFEWSLLIEHVKQLRNGKAIEMPTYSYITSSRLTETITVLPSDIIIIEGIMVFTNRKLVDLLDLKVFVDAESDDRLARIIGRDTVERGRSVEQVLEHYYKWVKPMHLQFIEPCKRLADIIVPQGGENDNAIDLIVSGILMKLQ; encoded by the coding sequence ATGTTTATTATTGGTGTTGCCGGTGGCTCAGGTAGTGGTAAAACTACGGTGGTTAGAAAAATTGTAAAACAACTACCAACCGATTCTATTTCAACAATATCGTTAGATTCTTACTATAAAGATAGTTCGCATCTGACGGCTCAGGAAAAACTGAACGTAAATTTCGACCACCCCGATTCTTTTGAATGGTCATTGTTGATAGAGCACGTAAAACAGTTGCGCAACGGAAAGGCAATTGAAATGCCTACATATTCATATATTACCTCTTCGCGTTTAACCGAAACAATAACAGTTTTGCCCAGCGATATAATTATTATAGAAGGCATAATGGTTTTTACAAATAGAAAATTGGTAGATTTGTTAGACCTAAAAGTCTTTGTTGATGCCGAAAGCGACGATAGACTCGCCAGAATTATCGGACGTGACACTGTTGAAAGAGGACGCTCTGTAGAGCAAGTCTTAGAACACTACTATAAATGGGTAAAACCTATGCATTTGCAGTTTATAGAGCCATGCAAGCGTCTGGCAGATATTATCGTCCCGCAAGGCGGCGAAAACGACAACGCAATAGATTTGATTGTTTCAGGCATTTTGATGAAGC
- a CDS encoding sodium ion-translocating decarboxylase subunit beta has product MEDVSFISFILNNLREFLNFTAFANMTSGHIIMICFGLFFLYLGIIKEFEPLLLVPIGFGILIGNIAFVPGLQLGIYESGSVLNYLYFGVIKGVYPPLIFLGIGAMTDFSALISNPKLMLIGAAAQFGIFGAYTAALMLGFSPAEAGAIGIIGGADGPTAIFLSSKLAPDLMGAIAISAYSYMALVPVFQPPIMRAFTTKKERLIRMKPPRSVSKIEKIMFPIMGLLLTTFIVPSGLPLLGMLFFGNLLKESTVTKRLADTAKGPIVDIVTILLGLTVGASTQATTFLSPKSLGIFIIGAISFILATSAGVLFVKIFNLFLKEGNKINPLIGNSGVSAVPDSARISQVIGQEYDKSNHLLMHAMGPNVAGVIGSAVAAGVLLSFLG; this is encoded by the coding sequence ATGGAAGATGTAAGTTTTATAAGTTTTATCCTAAATAATTTACGAGAGTTTTTAAATTTCACGGCTTTTGCCAATATGACTTCGGGGCATATCATTATGATTTGTTTCGGACTGTTTTTTTTATATTTAGGAATAATAAAAGAGTTTGAGCCACTTCTACTAGTACCTATAGGTTTCGGTATTTTGATTGGTAATATTGCTTTTGTGCCGGGCTTACAACTTGGGATTTACGAGTCGGGTAGCGTGCTAAATTATTTATATTTTGGTGTTATTAAAGGGGTTTATCCTCCTCTGATATTTTTGGGTATAGGAGCCATGACAGATTTTTCGGCACTTATATCTAACCCAAAACTAATGCTAATCGGAGCAGCTGCTCAGTTTGGTATTTTTGGAGCTTACACAGCTGCTTTAATGTTAGGTTTTTCGCCTGCCGAAGCAGGTGCTATAGGTATTATAGGCGGAGCCGACGGACCTACAGCTATATTTCTTTCATCTAAATTAGCTCCCGACTTAATGGGTGCTATTGCAATATCGGCGTATTCGTACATGGCACTTGTACCGGTTTTTCAACCTCCTATCATGCGTGCTTTCACTACCAAAAAAGAAAGACTTATACGTATGAAACCACCAAGGAGTGTTTCTAAAATTGAAAAAATCATGTTCCCAATTATGGGGCTTTTGCTTACTACTTTTATAGTTCCGTCAGGGTTACCTCTGTTAGGAATGTTGTTCTTTGGTAACCTATTAAAAGAAAGCACGGTTACCAAACGTTTAGCCGATACCGCAAAAGGACCTATTGTCGATATTGTTACTATATTATTAGGATTAACAGTTGGAGCTTCAACTCAAGCTACAACTTTTTTAAGTCCAAAATCACTTGGTATTTTTATAATAGGCGCAATCTCATTCATTTTGGCTACTTCTGCAGGTGTATTATTTGTTAAAATCTTTAACTTATTCCTGAAAGAAGGAAATAAAATTAATCCTCTTATTGGTAACTCTGGAGTTTCTGCTGTTCCCGATAGTGCCAGAATATCGCAAGTTATTGGTCAGGAGTACGATAAAAGCAATCACTTGCTAATGCACGCTATGGGACCTAATGTTGCAGGAGTTATTGGTAGTGCAGTTGCTGCCGGTGTACTTTTGAGCTTTTTAGGATAA
- a CDS encoding biotin/lipoyl-binding protein: protein MKKFKFTINGNIYDAEILKIEDNIAKIEVNGTKYKVEIDRQLTPTKTPKLVRSPKPTSGITPVAETSTTTAETKLKSPLPGVILDIFVSEGSVVKKGDRLILLEAMKMENNIDSPSDGTIKKVFFKKGDSVMEGDVLVEIGG from the coding sequence ATGAAAAAATTCAAATTTACTATAAACGGCAATATTTACGATGCTGAAATTTTAAAAATTGAAGACAATATTGCTAAGATAGAAGTAAACGGTACTAAGTATAAAGTCGAAATTGACCGTCAGTTAACACCAACCAAAACCCCAAAACTTGTCAGAAGTCCTAAACCTACAAGTGGGATTACTCCGGTGGCAGAAACATCTACAACGACTGCCGAAACCAAACTTAAATCTCCCTTGCCAGGCGTTATACTTGATATTTTTGTAAGCGAAGGTAGCGTTGTTAAGAAGGGCGACCGACTTATTTTGTTAGAAGCTATGAAAATGGAAAATAACATAGATTCACCGTCAGACGGAACAATTAAAAAGGTCTTCTTCAAAAAAGGAGATTCGGTTATGGAAGGTGATGTATTAGTTGAAATAGGAGGCTAG
- a CDS encoding OadG family transporter subunit, with amino-acid sequence MNRSILKSVFVTILLTFAFVANAQVVKELFINEILVHNETNYIDDYGERVGWIEIFNADYNYVDMGGMYLTNDSTNPTKYWIPPGDPRTLIPPRNFVVFYADAKETHGILHLNFTLTETNYIALYDVNGRTKVDEIIFGEQIPDVTYGRLLDGGAEFGMLEKTTPKASNFVGKVITKNEMFLKMDPYGVGMAIVAMSVVFISLILLYLLFKNTKRLYSIDIKGLFKSKKNKPEVQPTVVPDISGEVTAAISMALHLHSSSIHDNENTILTIKKVTRTYSPWSSKIYGLTKNPRE; translated from the coding sequence ATGAATAGAAGTATTTTAAAATCTGTATTTGTAACTATTTTGTTAACTTTTGCCTTTGTTGCTAATGCGCAGGTTGTCAAAGAGTTATTTATAAACGAGATATTAGTTCACAACGAAACTAATTATATTGATGATTACGGCGAGCGTGTTGGTTGGATAGAAATATTTAATGCTGATTATAACTATGTTGATATGGGCGGAATGTATCTAACTAACGATTCTACAAATCCTACTAAGTACTGGATACCTCCAGGCGACCCCAGAACCTTAATTCCACCGCGAAATTTCGTTGTTTTCTATGCCGATGCTAAGGAAACACATGGAATTTTGCACCTTAATTTTACGCTCACCGAAACCAATTACATTGCTTTGTACGATGTCAACGGTAGAACCAAAGTAGATGAAATTATTTTTGGCGAACAAATCCCAGATGTTACATATGGTAGATTACTTGACGGTGGAGCAGAATTTGGTATGTTAGAAAAAACAACACCTAAAGCCAGCAACTTTGTGGGAAAAGTTATTACCAAGAATGAAATGTTCTTAAAAATGGATCCTTATGGAGTAGGGATGGCTATTGTTGCAATGAGCGTTGTTTTTATATCTCTTATCCTATTGTACCTTCTATTTAAAAACACTAAAAGATTGTACTCAATAGATATAAAAGGACTTTTTAAATCGAAGAAAAATAAGCCGGAAGTACAACCTACTGTTGTTCCCGACATATCAGGTGAGGTTACGGCAGCTATTTCAATGGCGTTACACTTGCACTCAAGTTCTATACACGACAATGAGAACACTATTTTAACAATTAAAAAAGTAACAAGAACGTATTCGCCTTGGAGTTCAAAAATATATGGATTAACTAAAAATCCGAGAGAATAA
- a CDS encoding acyl-CoA carboxylase subunit beta, whose translation MAIEDKMKNLIAKREKAMLGGGEKRIEKQHAKGKFTARERINILLDEGSFEEFDMFVTHRCRDFGIENEKYLTDGVITGYGTIDGRLVYVFSQDFTIFGGSLSEMYAKKICKVMDHAMRSGAPVIGINDSGGARIQEGVQSLAGYAEIFQRNILASGVIPQISAIFGPCAGGAVYSPALTDYIIMSKSNSYMFVTGPKVVKTVTGEVVDENELGGAMVHGSKSGVSHFIADDEEEGLMLIRKILSYLPQNNLEDPPIIPCTDPIDRLDDSLNYIIPENPNKPYDVLDVIHAIVDEQEFLEVARHYAPNIITGYARFNGMPVGIVANQPSYLAGVLDINASRKAARFVRFCDAFNIPLLTLVDVPGFLPGTAQEYGGIIIHGAKLLYAYGEATVPKVTVILRKAYGGAYCVMSSQHLRGDINYAWPTAEIAVMGPKGAIEILYNKNIRELETEEEREKMTAQYEEEYKDKFANPYDAASYGYIEDVIEPRNTRFRVIRAFQALATKKVINPPKKHSNLPL comes from the coding sequence ATGGCTATTGAAGATAAAATGAAAAATTTAATCGCCAAGCGTGAAAAAGCAATGCTTGGTGGTGGCGAAAAAAGAATCGAAAAACAACACGCCAAAGGAAAATTTACAGCACGCGAACGTATTAATATTCTCTTAGACGAAGGTAGCTTCGAAGAATTTGATATGTTTGTAACCCACCGCTGTAGAGATTTTGGTATTGAAAACGAAAAATACCTAACCGACGGAGTTATTACAGGCTACGGCACTATCGACGGTCGTTTGGTTTACGTGTTTTCTCAAGACTTTACCATTTTCGGAGGTTCCCTTAGCGAGATGTACGCCAAAAAAATATGCAAAGTAATGGATCACGCCATGCGTTCGGGTGCTCCTGTTATTGGCATCAACGATTCGGGTGGTGCACGTATCCAAGAAGGAGTACAGAGTTTGGCAGGCTACGCCGAGATATTCCAGCGTAATATTTTGGCAAGTGGAGTTATTCCCCAAATATCGGCTATTTTTGGACCTTGCGCAGGTGGAGCGGTTTATAGTCCGGCTCTTACCGACTACATCATCATGTCAAAATCAAACAGCTACATGTTTGTTACCGGACCTAAAGTTGTTAAAACCGTTACAGGCGAGGTAGTTGATGAGAACGAACTTGGCGGTGCTATGGTGCACGGTAGTAAGTCGGGTGTAAGCCACTTTATTGCCGACGACGAAGAAGAAGGCTTAATGCTGATTAGAAAAATACTTAGCTATTTGCCTCAAAACAACTTGGAAGACCCGCCAATTATTCCATGTACCGACCCAATAGACAGATTAGACGATAGTTTAAACTATATAATACCCGAAAATCCTAACAAGCCTTACGATGTATTAGATGTAATTCATGCTATAGTTGATGAGCAAGAATTTTTAGAAGTAGCTCGTCATTATGCACCTAATATTATTACCGGTTATGCACGTTTCAACGGTATGCCCGTTGGTATTGTTGCAAACCAACCAAGCTATTTGGCTGGTGTTTTAGATATTAACGCTTCGCGTAAGGCAGCCCGATTTGTACGCTTTTGCGACGCCTTTAATATACCACTGCTTACCTTGGTAGATGTGCCTGGATTCTTACCCGGAACAGCACAAGAATACGGTGGAATTATTATTCACGGAGCAAAACTCTTGTATGCGTACGGCGAAGCCACAGTTCCTAAGGTTACTGTTATTTTGCGTAAGGCATACGGAGGCGCATATTGTGTTATGAGTTCGCAACATTTAAGAGGCGATATCAACTACGCGTGGCCCACCGCTGAAATTGCCGTTATGGGACCTAAAGGCGCTATAGAAATTTTGTATAACAAAAATATTAGGGAATTAGAAACTGAGGAAGAAAGAGAGAAAATGACAGCACAATACGAAGAGGAATACAAAGATAAATTTGCAAATCCTTACGACGCTGCCAGCTATGGTTATATCGAAGACGTTATAGAGCCACGTAACACACGTTTTAGAGTTATCAGAGCTTTCCAAGCATTAGCCACAAAAAAAGTTATAAATCCTCCTAAAAAACATTCAAATCTACCGTTGTAA
- the mce gene encoding methylmalonyl-CoA epimerase translates to MNIKHIEHIGIAVKSIEESLPYWEGVLGLKCYAIEEVADQKVKTAFFKVGQTKIELLESTDPEGPVGKFLANKGEGVHHIAFAVDNIEGALSEAKEKGVRLIDEVPRKGAEGLSIGFLHPKFTHGVLTEFCEDKNK, encoded by the coding sequence ATGAACATCAAACATATTGAACATATTGGTATTGCAGTAAAAAGTATAGAAGAAAGCTTACCATATTGGGAAGGCGTTTTAGGCTTAAAATGCTACGCCATCGAAGAAGTAGCCGATCAAAAAGTTAAGACGGCTTTTTTTAAAGTCGGACAAACGAAAATTGAGCTTTTAGAAAGCACCGACCCCGAAGGGCCTGTAGGTAAATTTTTAGCCAATAAGGGCGAAGGCGTTCATCACATTGCTTTTGCAGTCGATAATATTGAAGGAGCCTTGTCGGAAGCCAAAGAAAAAGGCGTCAGACTAATTGACGAAGTCCCACGAAAAGGAGCCGAAGGCTTAAGCATAGGATTCTTGCATCCTAAATTTACCCACGGAGTACTCACAGAATTTTGCGAAGATAAGAATAAATAA
- a CDS encoding DUF4230 domain-containing protein, which produces MKAKNEKSRVTLLTMVLILLALNILATIILPSITKISLWRLIEILAVNLALVGILFYFAYKRGKKSAEIATVKIDTNTVVEGMKKVFKIVTTEGQLQEIFNYEENKMYFKIIPNVKRALVVVKAKVLIGYDFEKFVWKASEPQRKITIISFPEPEIISLETDYKYYNIENNIFNPIKPEDINKIQYEGKKQLENAVNQSGLKEYAASQMQTILTEIMTAYSWRIENTERIQIVPKQVDCEKRML; this is translated from the coding sequence ATGAAAGCAAAAAATGAAAAATCAAGGGTAACATTATTAACAATGGTTCTTATTTTGTTAGCTCTAAACATACTTGCAACCATAATATTACCAAGTATTACAAAAATTAGTTTATGGAGATTGATTGAAATTCTTGCAGTTAACCTTGCTTTAGTTGGAATTTTGTTTTACTTCGCTTACAAGAGAGGTAAAAAATCTGCAGAAATAGCTACGGTAAAAATTGATACTAATACAGTGGTTGAGGGCATGAAAAAGGTGTTTAAAATTGTTACTACCGAGGGACAACTACAAGAAATATTCAATTACGAGGAAAACAAAATGTATTTCAAAATTATTCCAAATGTAAAAAGAGCTTTGGTTGTAGTTAAGGCTAAGGTATTGATAGGCTACGATTTTGAAAAATTTGTCTGGAAAGCTAGCGAGCCACAAAGAAAGATTACGATTATATCCTTTCCCGAACCCGAAATAATTTCATTAGAAACCGATTACAAATATTACAATATCGAAAACAATATATTTAATCCAATAAAGCCCGAAGATATAAACAAAATACAGTACGAAGGCAAAAAGCAATTAGAAAATGCGGTCAATCAGAGTGGACTTAAAGAATATGCTGCATCGCAAATGCAAACCATATTAACCGAAATAATGACAGCATATTCATGGAGGATTGAAAATACCGAAAGAATTCAGATAGTACCCAAGCAGGTTGATTGTGAGAAACGTATGCTTTGA
- a CDS encoding alpha/beta hydrolase — translation MTKTITYKEKTISYNVEGTGNCIILLHGFMGTKKIWNDFISKLKSDFLVIAPDLPGHGESQLVDTISSMELIADIVKQIVEAENVKQFVICGHSMGGYAALQVAKQMPEAVIGLVLFHSSATSDTERQTENRRRMINIVEANREGFILDFIPNLFDKKHVDKYTEQINSAKQEALKMSKEAVIASIAGIRDRKDSLDLLLLAEMPILFIIGKQDARMSYDRLFAQAILPSHSEILLLEDVGHMGYIEAPEVTFKAIKHFALRCCNNFI, via the coding sequence ATGACCAAAACAATAACATATAAAGAAAAAACAATATCCTACAACGTTGAAGGTACTGGCAATTGCATTATATTGCTTCACGGTTTTATGGGGACAAAAAAAATATGGAACGATTTTATATCAAAACTGAAATCCGATTTTTTGGTGATAGCTCCCGATTTGCCGGGTCATGGCGAAAGCCAATTGGTTGACACTATAAGTAGCATGGAACTTATTGCTGATATTGTAAAGCAAATTGTCGAAGCAGAAAATGTTAAACAATTTGTTATTTGCGGACATTCAATGGGCGGATACGCAGCTTTGCAAGTAGCAAAACAAATGCCCGAAGCTGTTATCGGATTGGTGTTATTTCATTCGTCGGCAACGTCAGATACCGAAAGACAAACAGAAAACAGAAGGAGGATGATAAATATTGTTGAGGCAAACCGAGAAGGATTCATCTTAGACTTCATTCCCAACTTGTTCGATAAAAAGCATGTAGATAAATACACCGAGCAAATTAATTCGGCAAAGCAAGAAGCCTTAAAAATGAGTAAAGAGGCTGTTATAGCTTCTATAGCGGGAATACGCGATAGAAAAGACAGCTTGGATTTATTATTGCTTGCCGAAATGCCTATTTTATTTATTATTGGTAAACAAGACGCCAGAATGTCGTACGACAGACTGTTTGCTCAGGCAATACTTCCTTCGCATAGCGAAATACTTTTGTTGGAAGATGTCGGACATATGGGATACATCGAGGCTCCCGAAGTAACTTTTAAAGCAATTAAACATTTTGCACTTAGGTGCTGCAATAATTTCATATAA
- a CDS encoding Gfo/Idh/MocA family oxidoreductase has translation MKIFRNILLIGFTALIMFQTGNIKCQTVNSYDYQKIDIKPIELPVPDRPEGVTDVLGLACEPIPLVRVGIIGLGMRGYMAVDRFRYIEGAEIVALCDLYPERVEQSEELWHKVRDNKVYGYSGQYGWREVCERNDVDLVYICTPWDSHVEMALYAMEKGKHVALEVPAAMTVEGCWQLVDMAEKTRKHCIMLENCCYDFFELATLNMAQNGVFGEIMHVEGAYIHDLRDLQFLPEKDGGYQGKWRINHNAVHTGNPYPTHGLGPVCQILDIHRGDKMEYLVSMSTKQKGITEYTTEKYGENSAEAKRHYELGDMNNTIIYTNKGKTILIQHDITSPRPYNRLHTISGTKGFAQKYPIKQIALEPNAHKRLNDSTMNALLEKWEHPFVSEIGNKAKEVGGHGGMDFIMDYRLIYCLNKGLPLDQDVYDAAEWSCIVELSEISARNYSVPVAIPDFTRGAWNKLKGYKQHH, from the coding sequence GTGAAAATATTTAGAAACATTTTATTAATCGGTTTTACGGCTTTAATAATGTTCCAAACAGGGAATATTAAGTGCCAAACGGTAAACAGTTACGATTATCAAAAAATAGACATAAAACCCATTGAGTTGCCAGTACCCGACAGACCCGAAGGTGTAACAGACGTGTTGGGTCTGGCTTGTGAACCTATTCCGCTTGTAAGGGTTGGAATAATAGGTTTAGGTATGCGTGGATATATGGCAGTTGATAGATTTAGATATATTGAAGGTGCCGAAATTGTTGCTTTATGTGATTTGTATCCCGAGAGAGTTGAACAATCGGAAGAACTTTGGCATAAAGTGAGAGACAATAAAGTTTACGGGTACAGCGGACAATATGGCTGGCGTGAAGTATGCGAACGAAACGACGTTGATTTGGTGTACATTTGTACTCCTTGGGATAGCCACGTTGAAATGGCTTTGTATGCGATGGAAAAGGGAAAGCACGTTGCTTTGGAAGTCCCTGCTGCAATGACTGTTGAAGGATGTTGGCAATTGGTAGATATGGCGGAAAAAACTCGCAAACATTGTATTATGTTAGAAAACTGCTGCTACGACTTTTTTGAGCTTGCTACACTGAACATGGCTCAAAACGGTGTGTTTGGCGAAATTATGCACGTAGAAGGTGCTTACATTCACGACCTTAGAGATTTGCAGTTTTTGCCCGAAAAAGATGGCGGTTATCAAGGCAAATGGCGTATTAATCATAATGCGGTACATACGGGAAATCCCTACCCTACTCATGGATTAGGTCCTGTTTGTCAGATTCTTGACATTCACCGTGGCGACAAAATGGAATACTTGGTTTCAATGTCAACAAAACAAAAAGGCATAACCGAATATACTACCGAAAAATACGGCGAGAATTCGGCGGAAGCCAAACGCCACTATGAGCTTGGAGATATGAATAACACCATCATTTACACAAATAAAGGCAAAACCATTCTTATACAGCATGATATAACTAGTCCGCGCCCATATAACCGACTGCATACCATAAGCGGCACTAAGGGTTTTGCTCAAAAATATCCTATAAAGCAAATTGCTCTTGAGCCAAATGCTCATAAAAGACTTAACGACTCTACAATGAATGCTTTGCTTGAAAAGTGGGAACATCCTTTTGTAAGCGAAATCGGCAACAAAGCCAAAGAAGTTGGTGGACACGGCGGTATGGATTTTATTATGGACTATCGTTTGATTTATTGCTTAAACAAAGGTCTTCCTTTAGACCAAGACGTTTACGACGCTGCTGAGTGGTCGTGCATAGTCGAGCTGTCGGAAATATCGGCAAGAAATTATAGTGTTCCCGTTGCAATCCCTGATTTTACAAGGGGTGCATGGAACAAGCTGAAAGGATACAAACAACATCATTAA
- a CDS encoding phosphotransferase, whose protein sequence is MYDKQTLKSIAEKFYIQDSITNIKDNAAGFINDTFFLNGEKRNYILQRKNSYVFSDIKGMMNNILGVTEHIKSKLVSQNKDPEKGTITLFKTKDELPYYIDDNGEYWSLFLFIDDTITHNEVSNLKIAYNAGVATGEWQYMLSDYTKPLAEVLPGFHDMAFRFEQWNECISNNFANRIESVKDLVFEIESRRNDILNIRKHFDDNSIPKRVSHNDTKISNFLFDSQDNVVALIDLDTVMRLSVLFDYGDAIRSYVNTAAEDEPNTDAVNVDFDIFKSYTEGYLKYGKLFLNNTEIENLLNSAIYIVYEQTLRFLVDYIDGDKYYKISYPEHNLVRTKAQLKLLKTLELNRNRLLDIVYKAISD, encoded by the coding sequence ATGTACGACAAACAAACACTGAAATCTATTGCAGAAAAATTCTACATTCAAGATAGTATTACCAATATTAAAGACAATGCTGCAGGTTTTATTAACGATACGTTTTTTCTGAACGGCGAAAAACGAAATTACATCTTGCAACGCAAAAACTCTTACGTTTTTAGCGATATAAAAGGCATGATGAACAATATTCTCGGTGTTACCGAACATATAAAAAGCAAACTTGTTAGTCAGAATAAAGACCCCGAAAAAGGCACTATTACCTTGTTCAAAACAAAAGACGAACTGCCCTACTACATTGACGACAATGGCGAGTATTGGTCTTTGTTTTTGTTTATAGATGATACAATAACACACAACGAAGTCAGCAATTTAAAAATAGCTTACAACGCAGGTGTAGCAACCGGCGAGTGGCAATATATGCTCAGTGATTACACAAAACCTTTGGCGGAAGTTTTACCCGGATTTCACGACATGGCTTTCCGCTTTGAGCAATGGAACGAATGCATCAGTAACAACTTTGCTAATCGCATTGAATCGGTTAAGGACTTGGTGTTTGAAATTGAAAGTCGCAGAAATGATATTTTAAATATTAGAAAGCATTTCGACGACAATAGTATTCCCAAACGCGTTTCGCACAACGATACGAAAATTAGCAATTTTTTATTCGATAGTCAGGACAATGTTGTTGCTCTTATTGATTTGGATACTGTTATGCGATTGTCGGTTCTGTTCGATTACGGAGATGCTATTCGTTCGTACGTTAACACTGCTGCCGAAGATGAGCCCAACACCGACGCCGTAAACGTAGATTTCGATATTTTTAAATCGTACACCGAAGGCTACCTTAAATACGGAAAACTATTTTTAAACAACACCGAAATAGAAAACCTGTTAAATTCGGCTATTTACATAGTATATGAACAAACTTTACGCTTTTTGGTCGATTACATAGACGGCGATAAATACTACAAAATATCATATCCCGAGCATAATTTGGTCAGAACTAAAG